A genomic stretch from Erysipelothrix sp. HDW6C includes:
- a CDS encoding ABC transporter substrate-binding protein, with protein sequence MKKTIVALLVLLMVLTGCGSNGNGDKLKIGVLQLAEHPSLDATYNGMVEMLNELVGEENYVVDLQNAQGDLTNADMMANKFVNDKVDVIYAIGTNAAQSAYNAAEAAGIPVVFNAVTDPVAADLVETMEKPGRNVTGVSDISPAKKQLSIVKEILPNAKKIGVVYNVGEVNSMVQIEVLQSVAGELGLEIVVKGVSNVQDITLAAQQLSSEVDAFYNITDNMVVAAMASIVDVANTAKLPVFASEDGQFDEGLLATESLSYHALGREAGTIINDILKNGKKAADIPVVTSDSTVLYVNEDVAKTLGIVLPESVLSRKAER encoded by the coding sequence ATGAAAAAAACAATTGTAGCGTTACTGGTGTTGTTGATGGTACTCACAGGATGTGGGTCAAACGGAAATGGGGATAAATTGAAGATTGGGGTCCTGCAGCTTGCAGAACACCCATCGTTGGATGCGACCTACAATGGGATGGTCGAGATGCTAAATGAATTAGTCGGTGAAGAGAATTATGTTGTTGATTTACAAAATGCGCAAGGGGATCTAACCAATGCGGATATGATGGCAAATAAATTTGTCAACGATAAAGTTGATGTAATCTACGCAATTGGAACCAACGCAGCTCAATCTGCATACAATGCCGCTGAGGCCGCTGGAATTCCAGTAGTTTTTAATGCAGTAACCGATCCTGTGGCAGCAGACCTTGTGGAAACGATGGAGAAACCCGGTCGCAATGTCACTGGTGTCAGTGATATCTCACCGGCAAAAAAACAATTAAGTATTGTTAAAGAGATTCTGCCAAATGCGAAGAAAATTGGCGTTGTTTATAATGTTGGTGAAGTGAATTCCATGGTTCAAATTGAAGTGTTACAATCGGTAGCTGGCGAACTGGGCTTGGAAATTGTTGTCAAAGGCGTATCCAATGTCCAAGATATCACATTAGCTGCGCAACAATTATCATCTGAAGTGGATGCTTTCTACAACATTACAGATAATATGGTTGTTGCTGCGATGGCATCCATTGTCGATGTTGCCAATACAGCTAAACTTCCTGTCTTCGCATCAGAAGATGGTCAATTTGACGAGGGGTTGCTAGCAACGGAATCATTAAGCTACCACGCTTTAGGGCGTGAAGCTGGAACGATTATAAATGATATTTTAAAAAATGGTAAGAAAGCAGCAGATATTCCAGTCGTAACATCCGATTCAACAGTCTTGTATGTAAATGAAGATGTTGCGAAAACATTGGGAATTGTATTGCCTGAAAGTGTGCTTTCACGAAAAGCTGAGCGCTAA